The following coding sequences are from one uncultured Desulfobacter sp. window:
- the larA gene encoding nickel-dependent lactate racemase codes for MAKVQIPYGKEKIEVEINDSNLQGVYFPNDVEKREFEAEFKKNLENANFADFMEGDERVVFIVNDGTRPTPTAKVLKVIYDDIKDKDIYFIIATGAHRAPNDEEFEYIFGREIYEDLKAKDRIWSHDAKNDEMVYLGKSSNGTEMYLNKIVAEAKKTIVIGSVEPHYFAGYTGGRKGFLPGVASYETITQNHKLALNKSAKALALDGNPVHEDMMDAMNVLKEIKVFSIMTILDKDHNVYETTCGDLVGAFYDAIDSAKKVFCVDIEEKTDIVISVAPYPMDIDLYQSQKAIDNGKLALKEDGILIFVSQCRMGIGGKTFFDLMASCATPQEVLDKIKIEYKLGYHKAGKMAEINTWAQTWGVTELPEDEIKAVHIKPFDSVEAALEAAFELKGKDAKVTVLPLGSLSVPNILKG; via the coding sequence TTCCCAACGATGTAGAAAAAAGAGAGTTCGAGGCTGAATTTAAAAAAAATCTGGAAAACGCAAACTTTGCAGACTTTATGGAAGGTGACGAAAGAGTCGTCTTCATCGTCAACGACGGAACCCGGCCTACGCCTACGGCAAAAGTACTTAAGGTAATCTATGATGATATAAAAGATAAAGATATCTATTTCATCATCGCCACCGGTGCCCACAGAGCCCCCAATGATGAAGAGTTCGAATACATCTTTGGAAGAGAGATCTATGAGGACCTGAAAGCAAAAGACAGAATATGGTCCCATGATGCCAAAAACGATGAGATGGTCTATTTAGGCAAATCTTCAAACGGGACTGAAATGTACCTGAATAAGATTGTCGCCGAAGCTAAAAAAACCATCGTTATCGGTTCTGTTGAGCCCCATTATTTTGCAGGGTACACCGGCGGCAGAAAAGGCTTCTTACCTGGCGTAGCATCCTATGAAACCATCACACAAAACCACAAACTTGCCTTGAATAAGAGCGCCAAAGCCCTTGCATTAGACGGCAACCCTGTCCATGAAGACATGATGGATGCCATGAATGTATTAAAAGAGATCAAAGTGTTCTCCATTATGACCATTCTGGATAAAGATCATAATGTATACGAGACCACATGCGGCGATCTTGTGGGCGCATTTTATGACGCCATCGACAGTGCCAAAAAGGTGTTCTGCGTTGATATCGAAGAAAAGACCGACATCGTCATCTCCGTGGCACCCTATCCAATGGACATCGACCTTTACCAGTCCCAGAAAGCCATCGACAACGGCAAGCTTGCCCTTAAAGAAGACGGCATCTTAATCTTTGTATCACAGTGCAGAATGGGCATCGGCGGAAAAACATTCTTTGACCTGATGGCCTCTTGTGCGACCCCCCAGGAAGTTCTTGATAAAATCAAAATTGAATACAAGCTGGGTTATCATAAAGCCGGTAAAATGGCTGAAATCAATACCTGGGCCCAGACCTGGGGCGTAACCGAACTGCCCGAAGACGAAATCAAAGCGGTTCACATCAAACCGTTTGACAGTGTAGAAGCAGCATTGGAAGCAGCGTTTGAGCTGAAAGGCAAAGATGCCAAAGTCACCGTACTGCCGTTGGGATCTCTTTCCGTTCCCAATATCTTGAAAGGCTAA